Part of the Streptomyces sp. HSG2 genome, GTCGGCCCCCGCGATGCACTCGCCGACCTTGGTGGCTCCCTCGCTCAGAGCGGTGTTGATGATCGCGGCGACCGCGCCGACGATCGCGACCACGACGGCGGAGATGATGACCCACTCCACGGCCGAGGCACCGCGGTCCCGGCCGCCGGCGCGCGCTCGCTCCACACGCGCGCGCAGGAAAGTGACCAGGAAGTCCACGGCGGGCACACCGGAACGGAACTCTCGTCCGATCATGCTGTCTCGTCCTCTCAGAGTCGTTCGCGACATCGGGCTTGCCGACGTCGTATGTTCAGGTCGGCACTTGATGGATGAGGTCGGACACCGGCGCCCGAGGTCGAGGCGTCGGTGGCGGGCCCAGGCCGGGTCCGGTGTCGCCACGCGCTCACACCTGGAACACTCGGATCGCGGCCGGGTAGATGAGGAAGACCAGGAAGCCGGCGCAGAGCAGCAGCTGCGCCACGAGCATCGACTGGGACTTCTCCCCGGCGCTGCCCTCGATCTCCGCCAGTTCGCGGTGGCGCATGGTCTCCGCCCGTGCGGCCAGGGACTCCCGCACCTTGGCGCCGTCGTCCGAGACCAGGGCCAGGGACGCGGAGAGGTCCTTGAGCTCCTCGACACCGAGTTCCTCCCCTAGCTGGCCGAGCGCCTGCCACTGGCTGATCCCGGTGATCCGGGCGTCGGACAGGGCGCCGCGGATCCGCCGGTTCGCCCAGCCGTCCGACACCTCGGCCGCCGCCATCAGCGCCTCCGGCAACCCCCGGCCGCCGGCCAGGCTCATGGAGACCAGGTCCAGATACGCCCCGATGACCCGACGCAGATCGCGCCGCCTGTCGGCCGCGTCCCGCCGCACCTCCAGGTCGGGGAGGAAGAAGAACACCGCTCCACACGCCAGGGCCATCCAGACCGGGACGGCCACCCCGGACCCGAGACCCAGCTGCCATACGGCCACGAACAGCATCGGGCCGAAGAACAGACCGGCCGCCCCCAGAAGGGCCTTCGTGGCCAGGAAGTGCTCCCAGCTCCGCTCCAGGACCGCCAGGTCCGCGCGCACGGAGCGCAGCTCCCACCCCTGCTGCCGATACAACTCGGCGATCCGGACTCCGGCCCACGCGCGAAGGGATCCCAGGTGGCCGACGTCCGGCGCCGAGGGGGAGGACTCGTGGCGCGCACCGCGCGCCCGCAGCGCGTCGACCCGTGCCACCTGCGCCAACGGATCGCCGCTGCCGGGGAAGAGGGCACGCAGCAGAATGTGGCAACCGAGCCCGAGGAGGCCGCCGACGACGAGGGTGATCGTGATGTTCACCGCAGGGCCCCGTCTCTCGGTCCGGCCCCCGCCGGGGCCGCGCCGGAGGGCTCGGGACGAGCGAACCACACCGGGGGCTCGTCCCGCACGAGGAACCGCTCGGGTGTCTCGATGGTCGACAGCTTGCGCAGCCACCAGAAGCCGAGCGCGAACAGCCCGCAGACGCCGGCGAGGACGAGCTGCCCGACCACCGTGCCGTACGGCTCGACGAACTCCCGGTTGAAGATGGCCAGCCCCAGGACGAAGGCGACGGACACCGCCACCACGATCTGCACCGAGCGCCGGGTGGCGGAACGTTGGGCCATCACGCGCTGCCGCATGTCGACCTCCTCCCGGGCCGACTTCGCCAGCGCCCCCAGCACCTGGCGTAGGCCCGGCCCACGCAGTCGGGCGTTGAGGATGAGTGCGGCGACGATGATGTCGGCCGAGGCGTCGTCAATCTCGTCGGCGAGCAGGTGCAGGGCGTCGGGCAGCGGGGTCCGCGCGCGCAGACGGTCGACGAGGGCGTCCAAGTGGGGCCGGAGCACGGGGGCGGCGGCCCTGGCGGAGGCCGGGATGGCCTGCTCCAGGCCGACCGCGCCGGCGATGGTGTCGCGCAGGGACTCCGTCCAGGAGGCGAGCGCCTCCACGCGGCGCATGGCCGCGCGTTCCTCGGCGGCCCCTCCGAAGAGCCGATCCCAGAAGAAGACGAGGACTCCGGCCGCGATCCCGGCGACGGCCCAACGGGACAGGACCAGGACGACGATGCCGACCAGAACGGCGATCGAGCCACGGCGTCCGAGGTAGACGAGCAGTTCGCCGGCGCGTTCGGTGGTCAGCCGCTTCTCCCGCTCCGGCTTGACGGGCAACCCTCGCAGCGCGGTGAAGAGCAGCGCGAGTCCGCCACCGATGGCGAGCCCGCAGCAGAGGGCGTAGAGGAACGTGATCGAGAACAGGCCGCTCGGGGACCCGCCCGCGCCCAGCGCGGCGTCGGTGGTCGCGATCACGCTCCGCTCACCCCCCATGCGCCGCTCGGTCGGTAGCCGTGCTCGATCAGTTCCTCCAAGCAGGACAGCGGGGCATGGGCCACGACGTTCCCGTCGGGTCGCTCGGCGAACACCTCGCTGGAGAGCACCCTTCCGTCGACGCCGTTGACCTCGCGCACGGAGGTCACCACGCGTCGCAGCTTCCCACCGCTCTGGAAGTGGTTGCGTCGCTGGACGAAGACGACGAAGTTGACGGCACCGGCCACCAACATCTGACTGGCCTCGATCGGCAGTCGCTCCGACGCCTGTAGGGCGTAGGTCGAGATGCGGTTGAAGACCTCGTGGGAGCTGTTGGCGTGGATCGTGGAGAGCGAGCCGTCGTTGCCCTGCGACATCGCGTTGAGCATGGTCACGATCTCGTCGCCGAGCACCTCGCCGACGATCACTCGTGACGGGTTCATCCTGAGTGAGCGGCGGACCAACTCCGCCATCCCGATGGCTCCCTGACCCTCGGAGTTCGGCAACCGCTCCTCGAACGCGACCACGTTGGGATGCAGCTCGTCGAAGGTGTCGAGCCCCAACTCCAGCGCGCGCTCCACGGTGATGAGGCGCTCGTGTGGGGGGATCTCGTTGGCGAGCGCGCGCAACAACGTCGTCTTCCCGGCGTTCGTGGCACCGGCGATCATGATGTTCTTGCGGGCGCGGACCGCGCAGGCCAGGAAATGACCCAGCTCCGGGGTGAGGGTGCCGTTGCCGACCAGGTCCGAGATGAACACCTGGCCCATCCGCGAGCGACGGATGGACAGCGCGGGACGCCGCGCCACGTCCATCACGGCGGAGAGACGTGACCCGTCCGGGAGTCGCAGGTCGAGTTGAGGGTTGGCGGAGTCGAAGGGACGCGAGGAGAGTCCCGAGTACGCGCCGAGGACCTGGATGAGCTCGATCAACTCCTCGTCGGTGTCGGCGACCGCCTCGGCCCTGACCTCGCGACCATCGGCGTAACCGACGAAGACGTTGTCGCACCCGTTGATGTCGATGTTCTCGACGGCCGGATCGTCCAGCAGCGGCTGCAACCGGCCCACGCCGAAGAGCGCGGCGTGCACCGCGGCGGCGTACTGCTCCTCGGACTCCGCGTCCGGTGGGGTCCGCCCCGCGTTGATCTCGGTGCGGGCGTGCTCCTCCAGGATCTGCGCGATGACGGCTCGGGCGTACTGCCGCTCGTCCTCGGCCGTCATCGGGGCCACGCCGCCCACCTGATCCAGGCGACGCTGCTCGGCGATGCGGTCGCCGGCCTCCTGCCGGAACCGCTTGACCAACTGGTGATCGACAGCGGTCACCGGCCGGCCCCCGTGGGCCCGCCGACCGGATCGCCGCCGACGCCGGCCACGGGGGTGGACCAGGCGGTCCCGTACTGCTGGTGGAGATCGGCCGTGACCTTGCGGGCGGACCGGATCAGCAACGACTTCTCCAACCGGCCCCGCCTGCGCCCCGCCAGTTGGGCCGCGCCATTCGCGTCGTCGGCCAGCGTCCCCACCACCCGCGCCCCGGTCCGGGCGTGCACGAGCATGTCGTTGACCTGTCCGGCGAGCTTCCCGGCGACCGCGGTGTCGGCGATCAGGACGACACCGATCGCGGGCATGGCGATGCTCCCCGCTCCACGCGGTCCGCCGTGCAGCGAGGCCGAGAGAGCGGTGGCACGATCACGCACCCGAGCCAACGCCTCCGGCTCCACACGGGAGATCAGCAGCACCAGCGAGGCGTGCGGGAACAGCTCCACCGCCGGTGAGCCGCCACTGACGCGCCCACAGTCCGCGATCACGTCCGCCGGCGCCTGCGGGGACTCGGCGAGCGAGGTGAAGGCGCGCCCGAGCGTTGGCCATAGGCCGGCCAAGCCGGCGGCCTGCTCGGACGTGCCGAGCCCCACGAGCACGTCCAACCCCCCGCTCAGTGGCTGCACATGGTCCCAGAGTTGGTCCGGCACGAGCCCTCGGCGGGCGGTGGCCGCGATGGACAGCATGCCGGTGTTGGGGTCGAGGGGTCCACCATGTGCGGCGGCCGACCGGTAGACGAGGTCCCCGCCCGCCGGGTCGGTCTCCGCGAGCAGGACACGGCGCGGCCACACGGCCGCGAGGGCGACGGCCGCGGTGGTGACGCCGGGCGAACCCTTGTCAGCGGCCAGGGCGATAAGTGCCATGTTCGACGGTCCGCCCTACCGGTCGTCGGCGGGCAGGAGGACGAGAGCGACCTCGCCGGAGGCGGCGGCACGCGCCAAGGGGGCCGCGTCGGCCGAGTCCACGGTCAACGTCACCGGGAAATAGGCACTGCCGGTGACGTCGCCCTCGTCGTCGCCCGTGGTCTTGACGACGTTCCTGACCACCGCGCGCTCGACCAGCGGAGACTCCGCGCTCGTGGATCCGCTGAAGGCCTCCCCGTCGCCGCTCTCGGCGGGTGCGTCGCCGACCCGGTACGCGGCGACCTCGTCCCCGTCGGCCAACCCGGCGGGGTAGTGCCCCTGTTTCAGAGCCAACCCGACGGCGACCTCACCGGCGTCCATCGAGGCCTTCTCCCCGAACATCTGCCCCACGAGCACGGTCTTCGCGTACAGCGTCGACTTGGCGCCCAGTTCCTTCAAATTCTCGCGACTCGTCCACGGTACGAAGTCGGCCCCGGAGTCGCCGTTCACCAAGATCGGCTGGATGTCGCCGTCACTGATCGAGGCGCCCTTGGGAACGTCCTTCTTCAGCTGGACGACCTCCAGCCGGTCTCCCGCACGCAAGACCAATGTCGTGGCCCCGAGGGCACCCAGCAGGATCAGAAGCACCGCCAGCGCCGCCATCGCCGGCCTACGTTCACGGGGGACCGTAGGCAGTCGATCACCGCTCGGCTGACGAGCCGGAGCGGCGGCACGACCCGTGCCCGCCCCCGTACGCTCCTGGATCTTCACGCGACCGCTCCCCGTTACACCCAAGAAATTCCGATGGCTCGCCCTCGAATCGGGCCCCACCCGCTTCGGCGCGTCGACTCGACCGCCGGTATCCCCGAACCGCCACGTCCGCCCTCGTCCTACGAGGAAGGCGACGCCGCCCGTCAAGCGGTCGCACCGTATCAGCCCCGTCCGGGGCCCTCAAGGCGCTTCCAACTCGGCCACACCTCTCCACGACCTCCACCCCACACATACCCGACGCAGCGTCAACTACCGCGCGGCACAGCGCATACCGGGACCTACGACGGCCGCCGGCGCGGACTGCCCCGCGCGCCTCCAAGAGAACCCATCCCGCGATAGCGGGAACACCCCCGACCCCTCACACCAAGCGGAGCCAACACCCTCCGCACGACTCCGACCCGCCTCTCCACCGCCCCACGACCCCGCCGCCACCACCTCACGCCACACCCCGCGAAACAGGCACGGACCCCACACACCACACTCGGTCACCGAGGGGGCACTCTCGCCCCTCTCTCTGCATCCCCCGAGGATCCCCGCGCCACACGTGTCATGCCGACCGATCCGCGCCGACCGCCAGAAACAAGCCGTGCGACCTGGTTCACGGGTCCGGAAACAGCGAGGCGCCCCGACGGACCGCACCCCAAAACCGCCATCACGCCCACGGCGCTGCCCGCACCGATCGGCCCCCAGCACCTTCACGGCCCGAGACTCGCACACCTCGACACCACAGCGAGATGCGACCGTCCGGCTACCCCCGACCGTCACCGTTCCCGTCGCCGACCTCGTCCGGGTACACGACGAAGGTCCCCTTGGCGGGAAGCGTGACCACCAGGCCACGTTCGCGGAGTTCACGCGTGGCTCGACGGGCCGTCAAGTGAGCGACGCCATATTCAGCGGCCAGATCACGCTCTCCAGGCAAGCGAGCTCCGGGCGGGATCTCGCCCTTGGCGATCCTCCCGGCGATGTGGTCAGCCACCTGCATGTAGACGTACGCGATCTTGTTTGGATCGATGGGTGAAGAACCGGAGTCAGGGGCCATATCGAACAACGTACGACGCCGGAGTGTTGCGTGCTCCATAGGAGCACGCAACACCGCTATACACCACCCATAGCCACCCTGTAGCGTGGCCCGCATTGCAAGCGCCCCGGCGACGGTAGTGGCCGTCCCGGGGCATGGCCAACGCCCGCTACGGGAGCGTCGACATGTCGGACCTTACCCTCCGAGCCCTCATCTGGGTTCTGACCCTCACCACCCCACGCCCACGGGGCCGCCACCGCCTCGGCAGCCTGCAACCCCTGCGCTTCACACCCACCCCACCGCCCAGGCCCCGCACCACCGAGCGACTCCGCGTAGGCACCTCCCGCCGCCCGGTACCCCATCGTCTCCTCTCACCGGCGGAACTTCGCCTCGCACACCACCAGGCGGCGGCCCGATGAACCATCGCCCCGCATTGCGCATGTGCGTCCGCTGTGAACGCATGACCGACGAACCCGTGGTCATCCACGTAGTACACGCGGCCACAGGGCCGGGCTTCAACGTCTACGCCTGTCCCCCGTGCGCCACCCACTACCCACCCCCGGCCGACCCGCTCGGCCTCTTCCCCCCACGTACCACTCCCCAGACCGACACGACCCACGAGGCGCCGGCACGACCCACACACCACCCCCACGAGCGGTAGCCGGGCCCACTCCTCCAACACGACCAGGCCCCGAAGGCGCTTGCCCCGCCTCCGGGGCCTGGCCCACCCACGCCCCCCGACGCCCACCGCCGCGCCCCGACCCGCCGCGCGTCGGATCTGGTAGGCGCCGACTCCAGCGGTTCACCCCGGAGGCAAGCCCATGGCGGTCCCCGGGGTCGACCGGTAGTCCCCGGGCAGCCAACTCGGTCCCGTGCTCGCCTCCAAACACACAGGAACCACGTCTCCTTACGCGAGTCAGGCACCATCACACCCAACAGGTGCCGGCCCGACCAAGCGCGAGGTTTCGCACCGAACCAGGTCTCGGAACCTCGGTTCCCGTCGAGCGGTACCACCCCCACTGGAAGGTCGGCGTCAGCAGTGGGCGATCCCACCTGGCCCATTGGTCTGACCACACGCCCCCCGAAGTCGCACCGCTACAACCCCGACGAGCAGCCGCATCCGGTGATGCCCCATCACCGGCAGCGGCTGACGCACCCGGGCCAGCCCCGCACCACACCTGGAACATCCCGAACCAGTAGCGCTGGGGCGTTACTTCCGCTGGCGAATCGGCGGCCCGTCCCGCTAACGTCTGGCCACAGCAGAGTCGCAGTCATACGGGGAGCCCAAGTGAAGCGCTTCACCTTGCCCACCATTCCTAACGGGCCGGCTACCCCCCAGCGGGCTGCCTGCGACAGACCCCGAGGCGCTCCCTCTGCCGACGAGATCACCCAACCCGACAAACGCCCTCCCTGTTCAGGCATCGCAGTAAGCCGGCCTTGTACGGCGGAGCAACCCAGGCTGTCACTCACCCGTCACATCCTGCAGGTCCTCGAGGGCACGCATGCCCAGAACCCCGGGGGAACGGGTCCTCGAAGGCAGTGGAGGTCGGGCGGGATGGTGCTTCTCCCCGCACGCCCGGGCAGCTGTCAGTTCTCGTCCCGCCAGCAGCCTCACGAGTCCCGAAGCCGTGCGGCACAGCACCTGCCTGGCCATTTCCTCCGCCAACTTCGTATACCCGGAAAATGGCCACCAGCAAGACCGTGAGACAGCAGCACACCAGGCCACTGCTCGGGCATGGCGGTGAGGCCACCAAAGCAGCTATCACATCGAATCCTGTAGGACCAAGACGACTCCTCTGATATGCCTCCAAGCTCCTCGGGCGGCCAAGAGCCGCAGGCCGCCATCCCGGGAGACGTCCATCTGAACCGGCACAGGGTGCATGTCGGGAGATCTGCCGAATGTAACCTCTGACAGCACCAGCAGGTAAGCGTCCAAGAGATTCAATTCATCAACCGCCGACACAGGGATCGCAAGCACGGGATCCCTGCACACATAAAAAAAGGGGGAAAACATGGCCGATCTCCAAGCAGACTTTGACTTTCTGACAACATCACTGAAGCAACTTCAGTTCATCCAGTCCGACCTTCGCGATCTCGACGAATGGCGAGATGAGTTGATGCCTGCAGTCGGAGCGCCGAAGCTCCGCGACGCCATGACTGATTTTATCGACAACTGGGATGACAATAGGGGGCGATTAATTGATTCGATTGAGAGCGTCGGAAAGCTGATCGAGGAGACTCGCGAAAGGTTTAGCTCGGTGGAGAACGAGCTGACGAAACTCAACAGACGTCGAGGCTAATAGACCTAATTCGTAACTCGCCCTCAACGGAGCTACCATGGCACGGCCCCAAGACTGGCGCCCACTACGAGAAGCCGATCCCGTCCCGGGAGACCCGGTCGACATACGTGCGCAAGTCGCGCACATGAACAAGATGGCTGAGCATCTTAGATCTCAGGCAAGAGCGCTTGCATCCATCGGG contains:
- a CDS encoding type II secretion system F family protein, producing MNITITLVVGGLLGLGCHILLRALFPGSGDPLAQVARVDALRARGARHESSPSAPDVGHLGSLRAWAGVRIAELYRQQGWELRSVRADLAVLERSWEHFLATKALLGAAGLFFGPMLFVAVWQLGLGSGVAVPVWMALACGAVFFFLPDLEVRRDAADRRRDLRRVIGAYLDLVSMSLAGGRGLPEALMAAAEVSDGWANRRIRGALSDARITGISQWQALGQLGEELGVEELKDLSASLALVSDDGAKVRESLAARAETMRHRELAEIEGSAGEKSQSMLVAQLLLCAGFLVFLIYPAAIRVFQV
- a CDS encoding type II secretion system F family protein, whose amino-acid sequence is MIATTDAALGAGGSPSGLFSITFLYALCCGLAIGGGLALLFTALRGLPVKPEREKRLTTERAGELLVYLGRRGSIAVLVGIVVLVLSRWAVAGIAAGVLVFFWDRLFGGAAEERAAMRRVEALASWTESLRDTIAGAVGLEQAIPASARAAAPVLRPHLDALVDRLRARTPLPDALHLLADEIDDASADIIVAALILNARLRGPGLRQVLGALAKSAREEVDMRQRVMAQRSATRRSVQIVVAVSVAFVLGLAIFNREFVEPYGTVVGQLVLAGVCGLFALGFWWLRKLSTIETPERFLVRDEPPVWFARPEPSGAAPAGAGPRDGALR
- a CDS encoding ATPase, T2SS/T4P/T4SS family; the encoded protein is MTAVDHQLVKRFRQEAGDRIAEQRRLDQVGGVAPMTAEDERQYARAVIAQILEEHARTEINAGRTPPDAESEEQYAAAVHAALFGVGRLQPLLDDPAVENIDINGCDNVFVGYADGREVRAEAVADTDEELIELIQVLGAYSGLSSRPFDSANPQLDLRLPDGSRLSAVMDVARRPALSIRRSRMGQVFISDLVGNGTLTPELGHFLACAVRARKNIMIAGATNAGKTTLLRALANEIPPHERLITVERALELGLDTFDELHPNVVAFEERLPNSEGQGAIGMAELVRRSLRMNPSRVIVGEVLGDEIVTMLNAMSQGNDGSLSTIHANSSHEVFNRISTYALQASERLPIEASQMLVAGAVNFVVFVQRRNHFQSGGKLRRVVTSVREVNGVDGRVLSSEVFAERPDGNVVAHAPLSCLEELIEHGYRPSGAWGVSGA
- a CDS encoding winged helix-turn-helix domain-containing protein; the protein is MAPDSGSSPIDPNKIAYVYMQVADHIAGRIAKGEIPPGARLPGERDLAAEYGVAHLTARRATRELRERGLVVTLPAKGTFVVYPDEVGDGNGDGRG